GCGTGGGCCGAACAGCATCAGATTCCTGTGCCCAAGGACAAGCGCGGCGAAAGCCCGTTCAGCACCGACGCGAACCTCCTCCACACATCGTCCGAAGGCAAGGTGCTCGAGGATCCATGGGAAGAAACCCCCGACTATGTCTATTCGCGCACGGTGAACCCGGAGGATGCGCCCGATACGCCCGAATATATCACGATCGATTTCGAGCGCGGTGACGGCGTCGCGCTGAACGGGCAGGCGATGTCGCCCGCGACCCTGCTCGCGGCACTCAACGACCTGGGCCGCAAGCATGGCATCGGCCGCCTCGACCTCGTCGAAAACCGCTTCGTCGGCATGAAGTCGCGCGGCATGTACGAAACGCCGGGCGGCGAAATCTATGCGCGGGCGCATCGCGGCATCGAAAGCATCACGCTCGACCGCGGCGCGGCGCACCTCAAAGATGAACTGATGCCCAAATATGCCGAGCTGATCTATAACGGATTCTGGTTCGCCCCCGAGCGCGAGATGTTGCAGGCGGCGATCGACCACAGCCAGGCGAATGTCACCGGCACGGTTCGATTGAAGCTTTACAAGGGCAATGCCAGCGTCGTCGGCCGCAAGTCGCCGTTCAGCCTGTACAGCGAACGCCATGTGACGTTCGAGGATGATGCCGGCGCCTATGACCAGAAGGACGCGGCCGGCTTCATCAGGCTCAACGCGCTGCGGCTCAAACTGCTTGCCCGACAGGGGCGCTGAGGCGCGCGACATGACCGCGACCCGTTTCTTTTCGGACAATGCCGCTGCGGTCCACCCCGCCGTGATGGAGGCGCTCGTCGCCGCCAACCATGTCGATACAGCCTATGACGGCGACGCGCTCAGCCAGTCGCTCGACGCGGCCTTTTCGGACCTGTTCGAAACCGACTGCGAAGTCGTCTGGGTATCGACCGGGACCGCGGCGAACAGCATCATCCTCGCGCATTTCGTCCGGCCGTGGCAGGGAATCCTCTGTTACGAGGAAGCGCATATCGAGGTTGACGAATGCGGCGCGCCGACCTTTTATTCGGGCGGCGCCACGCTGATGCCGCTCCCCGGCCGCGGCGCCAAGATCGACACCGCGGCGCTGAAGGCGCGAATCGCGGGTATCCGGCAGGATGTCCACCAGGTTCAGCCCGCGGCGGTCAGCATCACCAACGCGACCGAATATGGCCTCGCGTGGCGGCCGCAGGAAATTGGCGAGATCAGCGAGATTGCCAGGCGCAAGGGGCTGAAACTCCACATGGACGGCGCGCGCTTCGCCAACGCCGTCGCTTTCCTCGGCTG
This DNA window, taken from Sphingopyxis alaskensis RB2256, encodes the following:
- a CDS encoding threonine aldolase family protein, which encodes MTATRFFSDNAAAVHPAVMEALVAANHVDTAYDGDALSQSLDAAFSDLFETDCEVVWVSTGTAANSIILAHFVRPWQGILCYEEAHIEVDECGAPTFYSGGATLMPLPGRGAKIDTAALKARIAGIRQDVHQVQPAAVSITNATEYGLAWRPQEIGEISEIARRKGLKLHMDGARFANAVAFLGCAPADVTWRAGVDALSFGFTKNGAMMAEAIVFFGGSGGAGVRELKKRGGHLLSKGRFVAAQIRAMLKDDLWLANARAANAGAAKLAAACGSRLLYPVEANELFVRLSNDEAAKLRGAGFDFYDWGEGAARLVVSWDQDAEAVAPLAAAIGAL
- a CDS encoding argininosuccinate synthase codes for the protein MSDSIKRVVLAYSGGLDTSVILKWLQVTYGCEVVTFTADLGQGEELEPARAKAELMGIKPEHIYIDDLREEFVRDFVFPMMRANARYEGDYLLGTSIARPLISKRLVEIARETGADAVAHGATGKGNDQVRFELSAYALNPDIKVIAPWREWDLTSRTALIAWAEQHQIPVPKDKRGESPFSTDANLLHTSSEGKVLEDPWEETPDYVYSRTVNPEDAPDTPEYITIDFERGDGVALNGQAMSPATLLAALNDLGRKHGIGRLDLVENRFVGMKSRGMYETPGGEIYARAHRGIESITLDRGAAHLKDELMPKYAELIYNGFWFAPEREMLQAAIDHSQANVTGTVRLKLYKGNASVVGRKSPFSLYSERHVTFEDDAGAYDQKDAAGFIRLNALRLKLLARQGR